A DNA window from Drosophila pseudoobscura strain MV-25-SWS-2005 chromosome 2, UCI_Dpse_MV25, whole genome shotgun sequence contains the following coding sequences:
- the Sfp84E gene encoding uncharacterized protein Sfp84E, whose amino-acid sequence MRFGTAFSLGLALCLLLLLHTSSSEARKRNQNRAAKSRSSNPIAAIEYFDEPERQRTSMRNGLNRAHNNPGDADYGGKIWDQDKTLLRHQHLTKRLSGGAEPGAAFFNQCRSIFKEENFAAHVVAGILDSITTRLEQLCADKAIHPLYKKMVAGNLFCHSNVLETMDMLLDLLLDQVEKRCEDIPGFHGIFIFTK is encoded by the exons ATG CGCTTTGGTACAGCTTTTTCCTTGGGATTGGCCCTTTGCCTTCTGCTACTCCTGCATACCAGTTCTTCGGAGGCAAGAAAAAGAAATCAGAACAGGGCAGCAAAATCTCGGTCATCCAATCCGATTGCAGCAATTGAGTACTTTGATGAGCCTGAGAGACAGCGTACTTCAATGCGCAACGGTCTTAACCGTGCGCACAATAACCCGGGCGATGCCGATTATGGTGGCAAGATATGGGATCAAGATAAAACTTTACTTAGGCACCAACATTTAACTAAACGGCTGAGTGGTGGCGCGGAGCCGGGCGCTGCTTTCTTCAATCAGTGCCGTTCCATATTCAAGGAGGAGAACTTTGCAGCCCATGTCGTAGCGGGAATACTGGATTCGATTACGACACGGCTTGAACAGCTCTGCGCCGACAAAGCAATCCATCCGCTTTATAAAAAAATGGTCGCTGGTAATCTTTTTTGCCATTCTAATGTACTCGAGACCATGGACATGCTTCTCGACCTTCTATTAGACCAGGTGGAAAAGCGTTGTGAAGACATACCCGGATTCCATGGTATTTTTATCTTCACCAAATGA
- the Os-C gene encoding antennal-specific protein OS-C isoform X1, producing MGFHGRRQMLLASFLLVLLQVGLQTEARPQEVITVAADENETEVVIKKEGGDGDGDGDDDDSSSEETVEDSEETARRRREVGSDDALLPRAGIPGQQIVPILLEAVLPSPDAVGDRIARSLQFLNNVKSSLDGFSEERK from the exons ATGGGCTTTCATGGGAGACGACAGATGCTGCTAGCTTCCttcctgctggtgctgctacAAGTGGGGCTCCAGACGGAGGCCAGGCCACAG GAAGTGATCACAGTTGCTGCAGACGAGAACGAGACAGAGGTGGTGATCAAAAAGGAGGGCggcgatggtgatggtgatggcgatgatgatgattcaTCCTCCGAGGAAACGGTCGAGGACTCGGAAGAGACTGCACGCAGACGTCGCGAGGTCGGCTCGGATGATGCTTTGTTGCCACGCGCGGGAATTCCAG GCCAGCAAATCGTCCCAATTCTGCTGGAGGCTGTTCTACCTAGCCCGGACGCAGTAGGCGATCGCATAGCCAGGTCCCTCCAGTTTTTGAACAACGTTAAGAGCAGCTTGGATGGGTTTTCCGAGGAGAGGAAGTAA
- the Os-C gene encoding antennal-specific protein OS-C isoform X2, with the protein MGFHGRRQMLLASFLLVLLQVGLQTEARPQEVITVAADENETEVVIKKEGGDGDGDGDDDDSSSEETVEDSEETARRRREVGSDDALLPRAGIPANRPNSAGGCST; encoded by the exons ATGGGCTTTCATGGGAGACGACAGATGCTGCTAGCTTCCttcctgctggtgctgctacAAGTGGGGCTCCAGACGGAGGCCAGGCCACAG GAAGTGATCACAGTTGCTGCAGACGAGAACGAGACAGAGGTGGTGATCAAAAAGGAGGGCggcgatggtgatggtgatggcgatgatgatgattcaTCCTCCGAGGAAACGGTCGAGGACTCGGAAGAGACTGCACGCAGACGTCGCGAGGTCGGCTCGGATGATGCTTTGTTGCCACGCGCGGGAATTCCAG CAAATCGTCCCAATTCTGCTGGAGGCTGTTCTACCTAG
- the CD98hc gene encoding neutral and basic amino acid transport protein rBAT isoform X1: protein MNLFSRLKRLGGAACKNSATLPVTAAAETPVDSTEVFKTIAEDKLLGSKPTPEIVDMVQEEKITVADGADEQMLGSGGPDEKLAGRDEVKFIKGDHQNGDAKIDIGHVNGKAAFTGMSKEELMKYANDPFWVRLRWIFFVGFWVIWAAMLVGAIMIIIGAPKCAAPQPLPWYKRGPHAKFAGIEAAKPDDVETAKKIHATGAIYELPAALTYSVSQPEVEQQIKKLVAQYQASDVKVILDLTPNYVGKESKLVQDALENKEKRAAFVWVSGRSVPPTNWLKVGGNRSAWEQLDDSYVLSQFQDGYYDLKMNSSIIRNEFGGVLRHLVELGVQGFRLKNTKFFVLSDSLEDEVISAVPKDLNLGPSEYGFYDHKQTTFLSGLGDVLYEYLSIVKNASADAFLSVAEDIVQPEVYQLSEVAGANGIDLPMYGNFVKVLSKSKPEKSLFKNLENTLLQAGNGSWLQWNFRDVYVDTPHDPSALALFLSMLPGVPVVSVDAIEYQNVTEKTYKHIEQLRHSASYMHGELKLYEADPLVAFSRQRIKSGNPGYFVIFNPTDSPQSSNITNAHDLPDKMTVSVFSENFNNYEEGDKVTPLGKVSLGDLKVAPQSAIILTYVPVKTE from the exons ATGAATTTATTTTCACGCCTGAAACGTTTAGGTGGCGCCGCCTGCAAG AACTCCGCTACATTGCCTGTTACAG CTGCCGCAGAGACGCCAGTGGATTCCACAGAAGTTTTTAAAACCATAGCGGAGGATAAATTGCTGGGCAGCAAGCCAACACCCGAAATAG TCGACATGGTGCAAGAGGAAAAGATTACTGTGGCGGATGGCGCCGACGAGCAAATGCTGGGATCTGGCGGGCCTGACGAGAAGCTGGCCGGACGAGATGAGGTCAAATTCATCAAGGGCGATCACCAGAATGGAGATGCCAAGATTGATATCGGACACGTTAACGGAAAAGCT GCCTTTACGGGCATGAGCAAGGAGGAACTCATGAAGTACGCCAACGATCCGTTTTGGGTGCGCTTGCGATGGATTTTCTTCGTCGGTTTCTGGGTCATCTGGGCAGCCATGCTTGTGGGCGCCATTATGATCATCATCGGAGCACCGAAGTGCGCTGCTCCTCAGCCCTTGCCCTGGTACAAGCGAGGACCCCATGCGAAGTTCGCTGGTATTGAGGCTGCCAAGCCGGATGACGTCGAGACTGCCAAGAAAATCCATGCTACAGGAGCAATATATGAGCTTCCCGCTGCCCTAACCTACAGTGTTAGCCAGCCTGAAGTGGAGCAACAGATTAAGAAACTTGTGGCCCAATACCAGGCCAGCGATGTAAAGGTAATCCTTGATTTGACACCCAACTACGTGGGCAAGGAGTCGAAGTTGGTTCAGGATGCTCTCGAAAACAAGGAGAAGCGGGCCGCCTTTGTCTGGGTGAGCGGAAGATCGGTCCCACCCACCAACTGGCTGAAGGTCGGTGGTAATCGGTCCGCTTGGGAGCAACTGGATGACAGCTATGTGCTCTCCCAGTTCCAAGATGGCTACTACGATCTAAAAATGAACAGCTCAATAATAAGGAACGAATTCGGTGGGGTGCTAAGGCATCTGGTGGAACTGGGTGTACAAGGCTTCCGCCTGAAGAATACCAAGTTCTTTGTGCTGTCCGACAGCCTCGAGGACGAAGTCATCTCTGCAGTGCCCAAGGATCTGAATCTGGGACCCAGCGAATATGGCTTCTACGACCACAAGCAAACCACCTTCCtctctgggctgggcgatgTGCTATATGAATACCTGAGCATTGTGAAGAATGCCTCCGCCGATGCCTTCCTATCGGTGGCCGAGGACATCGTACAGCCAGAGGTGTACCAATTGAGTGAGGTTGCAGGGGCCAACGGCATTGATCTGCCTATGTACGGCAACTTTGTGAAAGTGCTTAGCAAATCTAAGCCAGAGAAGTCTCTGTTTAAGAATCTCGAGAACACGCTCCTCCAAGCAGGCAATGGAAGCTGGCTTCAGTGGAACTTCCGTGATGTCTACGTGGACACCCCCCACGACCCGTCAGCCCTGGCCTTGTTCCTCTCTATGTTGCCAGGCGTGCCAGTGGTGTCAGTGGATGCCATCGAGTATCAGAACGTAACCGAGAAGACCTACAAGCATATCGAGCAGCTGCGCCACTCGGCCTCCTACATGCACGGCGAGTTGAAGCTCTATGAGGCGGATCCTCTGGTGGCCTTCTCAAG GCAGAG AATCAAGTCTGGCAATCCTGGCTACTTTGTAATCTTCAATCCCACCGACTCGCCACAGTCTAGCAACA
- the CD98hc gene encoding neutral and basic amino acid transport protein rBAT isoform X2, with protein sequence MNLFSRLKRLGGAACKNSATLPVTAAAETPVDSTEVFKTIAEDKLLGSKPTPEIVDMVQEEKITVADGADEQMLGSGGPDEKLAGRDEVKFIKGDHQNGDAKIDIGHVNGKAAFTGMSKEELMKYANDPFWVRLRWIFFVGFWVIWAAMLVGAIMIIIGAPKCAAPQPLPWYKRGPHAKFAGIEAAKPDDVETAKKIHATGAIYELPAALTYSVSQPEVEQQIKKLVAQYQASDVKVILDLTPNYVGKESKLVQDALENKEKRAAFVWVSGRSVPPTNWLKVGGNRSAWEQLDDSYVLSQFQDGYYDLKMNSSIIRNEFGGVLRHLVELGVQGFRLKNTKFFVLSDSLEDEVISAVPKDLNLGPSEYGFYDHKQTTFLSGLGDVLYEYLSIVKNASADAFLSVAEDIVQPEVYQLSEVAGANGIDLPMYGNFVKVLSKSKPEKSLFKNLENTLLQAGNGSWLQWNFRDVYVDTPHDPSALALFLSMLPGVPVVSVDAIEYQNVTEKTYKHIEQLRHSASYMHGELKLYEADPLVAFSRIKSGNPGYFVIFNPTDSPQSSNITNAHDLPDKMTVSVFSENFNNYEEGDKVTPLGKVSLGDLKVAPQSAIILTYVPVKTE encoded by the exons ATGAATTTATTTTCACGCCTGAAACGTTTAGGTGGCGCCGCCTGCAAG AACTCCGCTACATTGCCTGTTACAG CTGCCGCAGAGACGCCAGTGGATTCCACAGAAGTTTTTAAAACCATAGCGGAGGATAAATTGCTGGGCAGCAAGCCAACACCCGAAATAG TCGACATGGTGCAAGAGGAAAAGATTACTGTGGCGGATGGCGCCGACGAGCAAATGCTGGGATCTGGCGGGCCTGACGAGAAGCTGGCCGGACGAGATGAGGTCAAATTCATCAAGGGCGATCACCAGAATGGAGATGCCAAGATTGATATCGGACACGTTAACGGAAAAGCT GCCTTTACGGGCATGAGCAAGGAGGAACTCATGAAGTACGCCAACGATCCGTTTTGGGTGCGCTTGCGATGGATTTTCTTCGTCGGTTTCTGGGTCATCTGGGCAGCCATGCTTGTGGGCGCCATTATGATCATCATCGGAGCACCGAAGTGCGCTGCTCCTCAGCCCTTGCCCTGGTACAAGCGAGGACCCCATGCGAAGTTCGCTGGTATTGAGGCTGCCAAGCCGGATGACGTCGAGACTGCCAAGAAAATCCATGCTACAGGAGCAATATATGAGCTTCCCGCTGCCCTAACCTACAGTGTTAGCCAGCCTGAAGTGGAGCAACAGATTAAGAAACTTGTGGCCCAATACCAGGCCAGCGATGTAAAGGTAATCCTTGATTTGACACCCAACTACGTGGGCAAGGAGTCGAAGTTGGTTCAGGATGCTCTCGAAAACAAGGAGAAGCGGGCCGCCTTTGTCTGGGTGAGCGGAAGATCGGTCCCACCCACCAACTGGCTGAAGGTCGGTGGTAATCGGTCCGCTTGGGAGCAACTGGATGACAGCTATGTGCTCTCCCAGTTCCAAGATGGCTACTACGATCTAAAAATGAACAGCTCAATAATAAGGAACGAATTCGGTGGGGTGCTAAGGCATCTGGTGGAACTGGGTGTACAAGGCTTCCGCCTGAAGAATACCAAGTTCTTTGTGCTGTCCGACAGCCTCGAGGACGAAGTCATCTCTGCAGTGCCCAAGGATCTGAATCTGGGACCCAGCGAATATGGCTTCTACGACCACAAGCAAACCACCTTCCtctctgggctgggcgatgTGCTATATGAATACCTGAGCATTGTGAAGAATGCCTCCGCCGATGCCTTCCTATCGGTGGCCGAGGACATCGTACAGCCAGAGGTGTACCAATTGAGTGAGGTTGCAGGGGCCAACGGCATTGATCTGCCTATGTACGGCAACTTTGTGAAAGTGCTTAGCAAATCTAAGCCAGAGAAGTCTCTGTTTAAGAATCTCGAGAACACGCTCCTCCAAGCAGGCAATGGAAGCTGGCTTCAGTGGAACTTCCGTGATGTCTACGTGGACACCCCCCACGACCCGTCAGCCCTGGCCTTGTTCCTCTCTATGTTGCCAGGCGTGCCAGTGGTGTCAGTGGATGCCATCGAGTATCAGAACGTAACCGAGAAGACCTACAAGCATATCGAGCAGCTGCGCCACTCGGCCTCCTACATGCACGGCGAGTTGAAGCTCTATGAGGCGGATCCTCTGGTGGCCTTCTCAAG AATCAAGTCTGGCAATCCTGGCTACTTTGTAATCTTCAATCCCACCGACTCGCCACAGTCTAGCAACA